The nucleotide window TGTCCGGTTCGTTGTAACAGACCAGCGGCGGATCGATCTGCTGGAGTCGGCCGCCATCGATGACCGCGATCCGATCGGACATCGTCATCGCTTCGGCCTGGTCGTGGGTGACGTAGATGACGGTCGTATCGAGTTCGCGGTGGATGCGCTGGAGCTCCGTGCGCATGTGCACTCTGAGCTTCGCATCCAGATTCGCCAGCGGTTCGTCCATGAGGAAGACGTCGGGCTCGCGCACCAGCGCGCGGGCGATGGCGACGCGTTGGCGCTGTCCCCCACTCATTTCGCTTGGCATCCGATCGAGCATCCCCTGCATCTGGACGGTCTCGGCGGCGTTCTCGACGCGGCGATCGGTCTCGTCCTGGTCGAAGTTTCGGAGCCGCAGCCCGAACGAGATGTTGTCGTAGACGTCCATATGCGGGAACAGCGCGATGTTCTGGAACACCATCGCGATCCCGCGGTCCTTCGGCGGCAGATCCGTCACCTCCCGATCACCGATGTATATCGTCCCCTCGGTGGGTTTCGTGAGACCGGCGACGGTCTCCATCGTCGTCGATTTCCCACAGCCGGAGGGGCCGACGAGCGTGACGAACTCGCCGTCGGGGATCTCGAGGTTCATGTCGTCGACCGCGACGACGTCGTCGTACCGTTTCGTGACTCCTTCGAGCGTGACGTTTGCCATGGTTGATCACTCCTTGAGTGCGCCGCTGGTGAGGCCGCTGACGATTCGTTCCTGGGCGATCACCACGAGGATCGCCACCGGCAACACGCCGATGATGCTCGCGGCCGCCATCAGGTTGTACGATGCCGCGTACTGGGTCTGATAGCCGAGAATGCCCCAGACGAGCGGGCCCCAGTTCTGTGCCTGGCCGTCGGTCATCAGATACGAGAAGAAGAACTCGCTGTAGACGTTGATGAAGGTGAGCACGCCCGCGGTCGCCACGCCGGGTGCCGACAGCGGAATGATCACCCGGAACAGCGCCCCCAGCCGGGTCGTGCCCTCCACGCGCGCGGCGTCCTCCAACCCGTCGGGGATCTGCCCGTAGAAGGTGGTGAGGATGAAGATCGACAACGGCATGAACAGCGCGCTGAGCGGCAGGCCGATGCCGATCGGCGAGTTGAACACGAACGGACTGCTCAACCCCAAGATCTCGATGTTGCCCGTGAAGAGCCTGAACAGCGGCAGGAGGAACGCCGCCGGCGGGAAATAGGAGATGGCGAGCACGAGGATCATCAGGATACCCCGGCCGGGGAAATCCAGCCGGCCGAAGACGTAGCCGACGAGGCTCGCCAACACGAGGACGACGACCGTGGTCCCGAGGGCAATGACGAAACTGTTGAACAGATAGACGTGGAACGGCAGCTGCTCGAAGATGGTGATGAACGCCTCGGGGTTGAACCCCGCCGGAAGCAGTCCTGCCTGATCGACGAGATCCGTCGGGGTGAGCGCGAGCACCAGCAGCCAGTAGAACGGGAACAGCGTCGTGATCAGGAAGAAGATCGTGACGACGTAGAACATCGCCCGGTAGGTCCGATCGGGGTTGCGAATCGACTTCTTGACCCAACGCGTGAACGGACCGGCGTCGTCCTCGTCGCTCGTCTCGCTCGCCTGTGCGCCCGCCATCTCAGACGCCCCCCTCCGAACCCTGCCAGTATCTGACGATGTAGACCGAGACGACGATGCCGATGATCGCCGCCGTCACGAACGCCACCGCCGAGGCGGTCCCGTACCGTCGGGTGCTGAAGGTCGTGACGACGAGACAGGACAACGAGGGGACCGTCGTACAGCTCGCCGTCGTCTCGATCAGCCCGTAGATCCGCATCGCGGCGATGGTCCGGAACAACATCGCGACCAGCACCGTCGGCAACACCAGCGGGAACGTGATCGTCTTGAACTGCTGCCACTTCGTTGCGCCGGCGACCTTCGCCACGTCGTAGAGGCTGCGATCGACGCTCTGGAGCCCCGCGAGGATCAACAGCGCCATGAACGCGGTGGTCTTCCAGATATCGGCGAGGATGATGATCGGTAGCGCCTCGGCGCTGTTGACCAGCGGCGACGTCGATCCGCCGAGCGCCTCGACGACGGCGACGCCGGGGCCGATCCCCGATCGGAACAGCAGGTAGAACATCATCCCCTGAATGACGATCGGCACCGCCCACGGGATGATGATGGCGACGCGAACCCAGCGCCGGCCCCGGAACTTCTGATCGAGCACCAGCGCCTGGCCGAGCCCGATGATCGTTTCGAAGAAGACGCTGACGATGGTGAAAATGAACGTCACGATGAGCGCGCTCTGGAACGGCGCGCTCGGGTCGAAAAACGGCTGTGGCAGCGCCACAGTGTCGAGCTGTCCCGTGAGCAGGTTGATGTAGTTCTCCAGCCCGACGAACTCGCCGAGCTGGGCCGCGCCGCTGATGCTGTCGGCGAACAGCGACATCCGGAAGGTGCTCAACAGCGGCCAGAAGGCGATCACCACGAGCAGGAGGAAGGCCGGTGCCAGAAGCAAGTAGGCGAACGCCGTCTCGCTCAGGTTTTCGAGCCAGCGGACCGCGCGTGCATATACGCCGGAGCGTCGTCCGGCCTCGGTCGATGGTTCAGTTGCCATTATCGGTTGTAGTTCTCGATCGCCGCGAGCTGGTCTTTCAGTTCGTTCATCGCCCGTTTCGGTGGCTTGTCGCCGGAGAGACCCGCGTGGACCTGCTGGGCGATCTGGCCGGACTGTTGTGGCCAGACGACGCTTACCGGGCGCGGGATCGCGTTCTCGCCGGCGACGCGCAGCTGTTCGATGTAGTTGCCGACGATCGGCACCTGCTTCGCCTGCCGCGAGTCGAGCACTTTCTGGTTCGGCGGGAGCCAGCCGGTGAGTTCGAACAGTTTGAGCTGGAAGGACGGCTGGGTCATCGCCTCGATGACCTGGAGCGCCTTCCCACGCTGAGACGAGTTCGGGTTGACGGTCATATGCCAGCCGCCGAGAGCGGCCACCGGCCCGCCGATGTTCTTGTACTTCGATTTGTTCTCGGAAACGGCGTAGGGGATCGGCATCACGCCGAGTTTCTGTGTGCCGAGCGCGTCGTCGGCACCGGCGGTCGCGATCGCGTACGGCCAGTTGCGCAGCGCGACCGCGTTCCCGCCGGTGAACGGGCCCAACGAGGAGTCCTCGATCCAGCCGAGCACCGCGTTGGGCGAGATCTGCTCGTAGCCGTCCAGCGTGTTGGGCGCGTTCGACCCGAAGATGAACGTCCGCACCATCTTCACCGCATCGACGACCGGCTTCTCGCCCACCGTCACCGGGCGTTTGCCGATCGGGCCGAACAGGGTATCCCGACCGCCGAAGTACGCCCCGCCCCAGCTCGTCATGAACTCGTTGAAGTCACAGCAGGCGAGCCCTTCGTAGAGGTTGCCCTGGAAGGAGAAGCCGTACTGGAGGCCCGCCTGCTGCTTCGTGTCGGCGACGACCTTCGAGAACTTCTTCCAGCGCATCGACTCCGTCGCCCAGTTCTCCTGTTCGGGGTTGTAGCCCGCCTGTTTCACCAGATCCTTCCGGTAGAGCATCGTCGGGAAGTCAGGGAACAGCGGTACCGCATAGAGATCGCCATCGTCGCCTCTGGCAGTCTCGACGCTGGCCTGGAAGTAGTCGTTGTTGACCTTCTTCAGGACGCGCTCGGGCAGGTTGTCGCTGAGGTTGAGCAGCTGGTCGCGGTTGATGAAGTTGAGCGCCCAGCCGTTGTCCATCATCAGGAGGTCGGGATCCTCGAGTCCGGCCGAGAGCCACCGGGTGTACTGCGACTGGCGCGTACCCGTGTTCTGGGGCCCGGCGATGACGTCGAGATAGATGTCCTTCGACAGCCCCGCGTTCCAGAGCGCTTTCCGTATCGCGCCCGCGTTGTCCGCCCCGGTCGAATCGGTCACCCACCGGACGGTGTTCGCATCGGTTTGGCTGCCGCCGGCGATGCAGCCGGCGAGCGCGACCGCAGCTCCCGACGCGCCCGCGGTCCGCAGGAAGGTGCGACGGGAGCGATCACCACCCCCATGTGTGATGGACTCACGCATCGTCCTGAAATGAAATTGCACATATACTTATATCTACTGGAGGCACAGGCAAGCAATCGCCATCCGACGGGCGGATCGGCCCCATCACGACGTATCCGCCCGGACGAACGTCACCGGGCAGGGTGCCGAGAGCATCACCGTCTGTGCCGTCGAGCCGAACACCGCCTTCCCGGCCGGCGAGCGCTGCCGCCCGCCGACGATGACCATGTCGGCTCCCGACTCCTCGGCTAACCCGACGATGCTCTCGCCGTGTTCGCCGATCGCGCCGCCGACGGCGACGGCGACGCCCGCCGCTTCGAGCCGCTCGGCGAGGTCGCGAACCGTCGCGTGGCGACCCGCCACCTCCTGTGGCGACACCTCGGTGGCCGTGGGATCAAACCCCAACCGGTCGATGGCGCGCTCGTACTCGGACTCGGTGAAGACGTGACCCAGAACGACCGTCGCCCCGGACGGACCAGCGATGTCGATCGTCTCCTCGGCCAATCTATCGACGCGCTCGGCGTCACCCGGTCCGAGTGCCAGGAGAACGGTTTCGAGTGCCATACCCACACATTCACGAGCTCTTACATAGTTCTATGGGCGCGAGCGGCGGCTGGCCCTCACTCCTCCTGGGAGCGCTGGTTCGCAACGCCACCGAACGTCGGCCAGCATCGACGCAGATAGTTGAGCGCCGCAGCGACCGTGACGAGGGCGTACAGGCCAGCAGCGGCGATGACGAAGAAGCCGTACGGACTGCCGGGCCCGCCGATCGTCGCGTCGAGGTACGACGCCAGAGCGACTCCCCACTGGCCAGCGATCCCGACCCGTCTAACCGCTCAGTCGAGCGCCCGGGCAGCCGTCCCGGATCGTTCGACACCACGGAGATCGATCTCGCCGCCCTTGATCGGCACCCCCTCATAGGGATCGTCGGCGAGCAGCAGCGAGCCGTCGAGATCGGCGTAGTCGAGCAGCGGCGCGAGCTGGCAGGCGGCGGCGATGGCGGCGTTCGACTCGATCATGCAGCCACACATCACCGCCAACCCGTGGGCGCGCGCCGCGTGGATCATCCGTTTGGCCTCGCGCAGCCCGCCACATTTCATCAGTTTGATGTTGGCGATGTCGGCACGCTCAGCGACGTGAGGGATATCCGCGAGCGTCACGCAGGACTCGTCGGCGGCGATGGGAAGCGGTGAGCGCT belongs to Halococcus qingdaonensis and includes:
- a CDS encoding substrate-binding domain-containing protein translates to MRESITHGGGDRSRRTFLRTAGASGAAVALAGCIAGGSQTDANTVRWVTDSTGADNAGAIRKALWNAGLSKDIYLDVIAGPQNTGTRQSQYTRWLSAGLEDPDLLMMDNGWALNFINRDQLLNLSDNLPERVLKKVNNDYFQASVETARGDDGDLYAVPLFPDFPTMLYRKDLVKQAGYNPEQENWATESMRWKKFSKVVADTKQQAGLQYGFSFQGNLYEGLACCDFNEFMTSWGGAYFGGRDTLFGPIGKRPVTVGEKPVVDAVKMVRTFIFGSNAPNTLDGYEQISPNAVLGWIEDSSLGPFTGGNAVALRNWPYAIATAGADDALGTQKLGVMPIPYAVSENKSKYKNIGGPVAALGGWHMTVNPNSSQRGKALQVIEAMTQPSFQLKLFELTGWLPPNQKVLDSRQAKQVPIVGNYIEQLRVAGENAIPRPVSVVWPQQSGQIAQQVHAGLSGDKPPKRAMNELKDQLAAIENYNR
- a CDS encoding carbohydrate ABC transporter permease, which gives rise to MAGAQASETSDEDDAGPFTRWVKKSIRNPDRTYRAMFYVVTIFFLITTLFPFYWLLVLALTPTDLVDQAGLLPAGFNPEAFITIFEQLPFHVYLFNSFVIALGTTVVVLVLASLVGYVFGRLDFPGRGILMILVLAISYFPPAAFLLPLFRLFTGNIEILGLSSPFVFNSPIGIGLPLSALFMPLSIFILTTFYGQIPDGLEDAARVEGTTRLGALFRVIIPLSAPGVATAGVLTFINVYSEFFFSYLMTDGQAQNWGPLVWGILGYQTQYAASYNLMAAASIIGVLPVAILVVIAQERIVSGLTSGALKE
- a CDS encoding universal stress protein, translated to MALETVLLALGPGDAERVDRLAEETIDIAGPSGATVVLGHVFTESEYERAIDRLGFDPTATEVSPQEVAGRHATVRDLAERLEAAGVAVAVGGAIGEHGESIVGLAEESGADMVIVGGRQRSPAGKAVFGSTAQTVMLSAPCPVTFVRADTS
- a CDS encoding ABC transporter ATP-binding protein — protein: MANVTLEGVTKRYDDVVAVDDMNLEIPDGEFVTLVGPSGCGKSTTMETVAGLTKPTEGTIYIGDREVTDLPPKDRGIAMVFQNIALFPHMDVYDNISFGLRLRNFDQDETDRRVENAAETVQMQGMLDRMPSEMSGGQRQRVAIARALVREPDVFLMDEPLANLDAKLRVHMRTELQRIHRELDTTVIYVTHDQAEAMTMSDRIAVIDGGRLQQIDPPLVCYNEPDNLFVAGFIGSPSMNFVEGTVDSDGFDSEYVDVAFDVGPMALGEGDAVTLGIRPEDIYPAGEAGSVSDSTAEIETTVDVLEPMGDEIFVYLLLSEDAESDLEDPEAGDQLQMSVDPASDIEAGDSVSVVFDRGKVHLFDTDTGQALEHGLVQPTQAEGTTGTGAETDD
- a CDS encoding carbohydrate ABC transporter permease, whose product is MATEPSTEAGRRSGVYARAVRWLENLSETAFAYLLLAPAFLLLVVIAFWPLLSTFRMSLFADSISGAAQLGEFVGLENYINLLTGQLDTVALPQPFFDPSAPFQSALIVTFIFTIVSVFFETIIGLGQALVLDQKFRGRRWVRVAIIIPWAVPIVIQGMMFYLLFRSGIGPGVAVVEALGGSTSPLVNSAEALPIIILADIWKTTAFMALLILAGLQSVDRSLYDVAKVAGATKWQQFKTITFPLVLPTVLVAMLFRTIAAMRIYGLIETTASCTTVPSLSCLVVTTFSTRRYGTASAVAFVTAAIIGIVVSVYIVRYWQGSEGGV